In Gossypium hirsutum isolate 1008001.06 chromosome D06, Gossypium_hirsutum_v2.1, whole genome shotgun sequence, one genomic interval encodes:
- the LOC107937243 gene encoding auxin-responsive protein IAA18, with translation MESGCSKKLLDLIPQEKKWGFIENQNGISHGSSEEKKLELKLGPPGEEDELLVSFGYFSSMKSNAKHAHNKFPPPQEDHRGGAVLAASWAKNHHHQPKPPNCSQKRTAPGPVVGWPPIRSFRKNLATTSKLASESPTSLPHKVANERNPAAPETRGKGLFVKINMDGVPIGRKVDLKAYDSYEKLSTAVGELFSGLLAAQRDPSADGPKQEEEKAITGVLDGNGEYTLVYEDNEGDRMLVGDVPWHMFVSTVKRLRVLKSSELSVINLGSSKKGKRVQN, from the exons ATGGAGAGTGGTTGTTCAAAGAAGCTTCTTGATTTGATACCTCAAGAAAAAAAATGGGGTTTCATTGAAAATCAAAATGGTATAAGCCATGGATCTTCAGAAGAGAAGAAACTAGAGCTGAAGCTTGGTCCACCAGGTGAAGAAGACGAGCTTTTGGTCTCATTTGGGTATTTTTCTTCAATGAAAAGCAATGCAAAACATGCACATAATAAGTTTCCACCACCACAGGAGGACCACCGTGGTGGGGCGGTTTTGGCTGCCTCTTGGGCCAAAAACCACCATCACCAGCCAAAGCCTCCCAACTGTTCTCAAAAGAG GACTGCTCCGGGTCCGGTCGTGGGATGGCCGCCGATTCGCTCATTCAGGAAAAATCTTGCAACCACTTCAAAACTAGCTTCTGAATCACCAACTAGTCTCCCTCACAAGGTTGCTAACGAAAGAAATCCAGCGGCCCCCGAGACTCGTGGTAAGGGTCTATTCGTGAAAATCAACATGGATGGAGTCCCAATCGGACGGAAAGTCGATCTCAAAGCCTACGATAGCTATGAAAAACTGTCGACTGCGGTTGGTGAACTCTTTAGTGGCCTCCTTGCAG CTCAACGAGATCCCTCTGCTGATGGACCGAAGCAAGAGGAAGAGAAAGCGATTACCGGTGTATTGGATGGAAATGGGGAATATACACTCGTTTACGAGGATAACGAAGGCGACCGGATGCTTGTCGGTGATGTCCCGTGGCA TATGTTTGTATCGACGGTGAAGCGGCTGCGTGTGTTGAAGAGCTCGGAACTCTCCGTTATCAACC TTGGAAGCAGTAAGAAGGGAAAGAGGGTGCAAAACTAG